Proteins from a single region of Meriones unguiculatus strain TT.TT164.6M chromosome 21, Bangor_MerUng_6.1, whole genome shotgun sequence:
- the Tex47 gene encoding testis-expressed protein 47, producing the protein MSFMIHKRKSSKKHHHGDPLLMPKVPRINLLHLHEEKHRLQLKKFLLHRMFLVGYIQPNTEKRVISEYYEQLFQSILKHHLGEGVTGLFLIYPSSFLHILETSNGTLFRILLDYVAHEKETDFVMENMKIVVVSHNIPTRLFMQWYVCVINVPVLYLDDVTQTQSVLEVTTDFLSMCHKLALHLFKTVKVGTKGPGDNLHQVAPDLLLPEHIIKYLCKAEEFLDPETFLKMYNRPIHVISDSELVWPAPSRF; encoded by the coding sequence ATGTCTTTCATGATTCATAAACGGAAGAGCAGCAAAAAACATCATCATGGGGATCCTCTTCTTATGCCCAAAGTCCCTCGTATCAATCTCTTGCACCTTCACGAAGAGAAACACAGGCTACAGCTCAAGAAATTCCTCCTTCACAGGATGTTTCTAGTGGGCTACATACAACCCAACACAGAGAAAAGGGTAATTTCTGAGTACTACGAGCAACTCTTTCAGTCCATTCTGAAGCATCACTTAGGGGAAGGGGTGACAGGATTGTTCCTCATCTACCCGAGTTCTTTTCTACATATCCTGGAGACCTCCAACGGCACTCTTTTCCGGATTCTTTTAGATTACGTTGCCcatgaaaaagaaacagattttGTGATGGAAAACATGAAAATTGTCGTCGTTTCTCACAATATCCCCACGAGGCTGTTCATGCAGTGGTATGTCTGTGTCATCAATGTCCCCGTTTTGTATCTCGATGACGTGACGCAGACTCAGTCTGTGTTGGAAGTCACCACAGATTTTCTCAGCATGTGTCACAAACTCGCACTCCACCTGTTTAAGACCGTGAAAGTGGGCACTAAAGGGCCGGGTGACAACTTACACCAAGTAGCCCCCGACCTCCTTCTCCCAGAACACATTATCAAGTACTTATGCAAAGCTGAAGAATTTCTGGACCCAGAAACTTTCTTAAAGATGTATAACAGACCCATACATGTTATCTCAGATTCTGAGTTGGTGTGGCCAGCTCCTTCCCGTTTCTAG